A genomic segment from Streptosporangium roseum DSM 43021 encodes:
- a CDS encoding transposase — MICADELGPVTPRTFPPAPGWSVGGHRIKDRPEYSRGTDKTWVYGALRIRDGTELTFCAPSRNSDGWIQLLQQIATANRRGPIVVITDNLSSHFSWRVRQWLARHPRIRQVFIPVRACWLNLAEGWWRLLRRAAFAGQTFADATEIAYAVALATAQLNAHAQPWIWGRPSPQPRILRHKFVYLL, encoded by the coding sequence GTGATCTGCGCCGACGAGCTGGGACCGGTGACCCCGCGCACCTTCCCGCCCGCACCCGGCTGGTCGGTCGGCGGGCATCGGATCAAGGACCGGCCGGAGTATTCACGCGGCACCGACAAGACCTGGGTCTACGGCGCGCTGCGCATCCGCGACGGCACCGAGCTCACCTTCTGCGCGCCCTCGCGCAACAGCGACGGCTGGATCCAGCTGCTTCAGCAGATCGCCACCGCCAACCGGCGTGGCCCGATCGTCGTCATCACCGACAATCTGTCCAGCCATTTCAGCTGGCGGGTCCGGCAATGGCTGGCCCGTCATCCGCGGATCCGCCAGGTGTTCATCCCGGTCAGGGCCTGCTGGCTGAACCTGGCCGAGGGCTGGTGGCGACTACTGCGCCGGGCCGCGTTCGCCGGGCAGACCTTCGCCGACGCCACCGAGATCGCCTACGCGGTCGCCCTCGCCACCGCCCAACTCAACGCCCACGCCCAGCCCTGGATCTGGGGACGGCCATCCCCGCAGCCCCGAATCCTCCGGCATAAGTTCGTCTACCTGCTTTAA
- a CDS encoding helix-turn-helix domain-containing protein codes for MPKLLYARPPADAEEERQIRKLAGARHAPADWITRAQMIAFSWQGQRTSAIAARLGCHMQTVRERIERFNAEGLAGLGDRPGAGRKPRLTEIERGCVIALARSAPPGRPVREGAGDLVADDESGPAQWTLDSLTAAARAQGIVIARSQVRRILLTEKVRWRHTRSWSESTDPQFTPKGPKSSASTPTRRPAPR; via the coding sequence ATGCCGAAACTGCTGTACGCGCGTCCGCCGGCGGACGCCGAAGAAGAGCGGCAGATCCGCAAACTGGCCGGGGCCCGCCATGCCCCGGCCGACTGGATCACGCGGGCGCAGATGATCGCCTTCAGCTGGCAGGGGCAGCGCACCAGCGCCATCGCGGCCAGGCTGGGCTGTCACATGCAGACCGTGCGCGAGCGGATCGAGCGCTTCAACGCCGAAGGCCTGGCCGGGCTCGGCGATCGGCCCGGGGCGGGCCGTAAACCCCGGCTCACCGAGATCGAACGCGGGTGTGTCATCGCCCTGGCGCGCTCGGCCCCGCCCGGACGACCGGTTCGCGAAGGGGCTGGCGACCTGGTCGCCGACGACGAGAGCGGTCCCGCGCAGTGGACTCTGGACAGCCTGACCGCCGCCGCCCGCGCGCAGGGCATCGTCATCGCCCGCAGCCAGGTCCGCCGGATCCTACTCACAGAGAAGGTCCGCTGGCGGCACACCCGCTCCTGGAGCGAATCGACCGATCCGCAGTTCACCCCAAAAGGGCCGAAATCATCGGCCTCTACACCCACCCGCCGCCCGGCACCACGGTGA
- a CDS encoding IS5 family transposase (programmed frameshift): MPLTDAQWARIEPLLPNRTPKRGGRWREHRQVIDAIAFKFQNGTQWVHLPDRYGNWRGVYNRLRMWAVDGTWERVFITLVAQADADEDLTWAVSVDSTIVRAHQHAAGARKKGALAHEPGDHAIGRSRGGLTTKIHLAADDRCRPLAFHLTAGQAGDAPAFTEVMARLRVPRRRGRPRTRPEVVLADKAYSSRAIREHLRRRGIRGVIPVPADQRGHRLRRGSRGGRPPSFDREAYKQRNTVERCINRLKQWRGIATRYEKNATIYLAGLHIVGIFLWSA; this comes from the exons GTGCCGTTGACTGACGCGCAGTGGGCGCGGATTGAGCCGTTGCTTCCGAACCGGACGCCGAAGCGAGGCGGCCGGTGGAGGGAGCACCGGCAGGTGATCGATGCGATCGCCTTCAAGTTCCAGAACGGGACCCAGTGGGTCCACCTGCCCGACAGGTATGGCAACTGGCGAGGTGTCTACAACCGGCTGAGGATGTGGGCCGTCGATGGCACGTGGGAGCGGGTGTTCATCACTTTGGTGGCCCAGGCCGACGCGGACGAGGACCTGACCTGGGCCGTGTCGGTGGACTCCACGATCGTGCGGGCTCATCAGCACGCGGCCGGGGCCCGCAAAAAAGGGGCCCTAGCCCACGAGCCGGGCGACCATGCCATCGGCCGGTCCCGCGGCGGACTGACCACGAAGATCCACCTCGCCGCCGACGATCGCTGCCGGCCGCTAGCCTTCCACCTCACCGCCGGCCAAGCCGGTGACGCGCCCGCCTTCACCGAGGTGATGGCACGCCTGCGCGTTCCCCGCCGACGCGGCCGGCCTCGGACCAGGCCGGAGGTTGTCTTGGCCGATAAGGCGTACTCCTCCCGCGCGATCCGTGAGCACCTGCGCAGACGTGGCATCCGGGG GGTGATCCCAGTTCCGGCCGACCAGCGGGGCCACCGACTGCGTCGGGGAAGCCGGGGTGGCAGGCCGCCGTCCTTCGACCGTGAGGCGTACAAGCAGCGCAACACCGTCGAGCGCTGCATCAACCGCCTCAAGCAGTGGCGCGGCATCGCCACCCGCTACGAGAAGAACGCGACCATCTACCTGGCCGGACTCCATATCGTCGGCATCTTCCTCTGGTCCGCCTGA
- a CDS encoding APH(3'') family aminoglycoside O-phosphotransferase, whose product MSDHSGPQAISPVLLSVGGGDWLPVTAGESGAAVFRNADATRYAKCVPAADAADLKAERDRVAWLNDQGVPGPRVLDWHSGDVGACLMTSAVSGISADQVPAEKLRVAWERIADAVRRLHEVPVPQCPFRRDLDAMVAVARGVVARDAVNPEFLPVEQQHTPPGELLDRLTRQVPRRREQEAADTVVCHGDLCLPNIILDPRTLDVSGFIDLGRLGQADRYADLALLLANARETWKDEERGRAADMAFAERYGIALDHERLRFYRHLDPLTWG is encoded by the coding sequence ATGAGTGATCATTCCGGACCTCAGGCCATATCGCCGGTGCTGCTCAGCGTGGGTGGTGGCGACTGGTTGCCTGTCACCGCGGGCGAGTCGGGAGCCGCTGTCTTTCGCAACGCGGACGCCACCCGGTATGCCAAGTGCGTGCCTGCTGCGGATGCAGCCGACCTGAAGGCCGAGCGTGACCGGGTCGCATGGCTGAACGATCAGGGTGTACCTGGTCCCCGGGTGCTCGACTGGCACTCCGGTGACGTGGGCGCCTGCCTGATGACCAGTGCCGTTTCCGGCATATCTGCTGATCAGGTGCCCGCTGAGAAGCTACGGGTCGCCTGGGAACGCATCGCGGACGCGGTCCGCCGACTGCACGAGGTGCCGGTGCCGCAGTGCCCATTTCGCCGGGACCTGGACGCTATGGTCGCCGTGGCGCGCGGCGTCGTGGCCCGTGACGCCGTCAACCCGGAGTTTCTCCCCGTCGAGCAGCAGCACACGCCCCCTGGGGAGTTACTGGACCGCCTCACCCGGCAGGTGCCACGGCGACGGGAGCAGGAGGCCGCCGACACGGTCGTCTGCCACGGGGACCTGTGCCTGCCTAACATCATCCTCGATCCGCGGACCCTGGACGTGTCAGGCTTCATCGACCTGGGCCGCCTCGGACAGGCCGACCGCTACGCGGACTTGGCGCTGCTGCTCGCCAACGCACGAGAGACATGGAAAGACGAGGAGCGGGGGCGGGCCGCGGACATGGCGTTCGCCGAGAGGTACGGCATCGCCCTAGACCACGAGCGCCTGCGCTTTTACCGCCATCTCGACCCGCTCACCTGGGGCTGA
- a CDS encoding RHS repeat-associated core domain-containing protein has translation MTERPDRVAAALTARLQGSRILISDETTETSLSYSNPDGTITVEATSGVARIRQGERWTPVDTSLIEDNGVLRPRAAKAVVELSPGGEGKPLAKMSRDDEQSFALTWPTALPKPVIKDNVATYPDAAGAGADLVVTALPTGFRHDVVLRERPSGPVEFKIPVETKGLTLAETEQGGLKLTDAKGKTVASAPEPFMYDSPAGEAPQQAGAATAEAKIDTSVVRGGDQQVLVLKPDPAFLADPTTKYPVTVDPTTTLGAQTDVTVTGMYPSTPNASADHIGTTSSWYDDLGVQRRYNSYGLVKFDLASLTSQPGLNVTDAKLELWGFGSSSCEIGQGVTVQQVTSSWTQSVTYNTKPTTTTTGQQTVLDPHDCGPSTPYRSWTWPITSMVQGWMTGTANHGVMLRPKFEWTSGTLYYGASFHSSEMTGANAHPPKLIVTYGSTPSVGTLRAAPIVVTKSVTETNTTTPRLFADLKDPDGGQLRGEFQVERNPDVPPYDGGGSGLLWSGGVDGVQAGGIASVTVPAGNLADGMAVRWRARAFDGGEYSPWTAWTALHIDTSPPNVAITCPQAPNGQWSSATTVQCDITTTSTDVMAMLWGLDDPATPRVEDDGKVANYITKKTITLTDLPSGWHTLHVKSRDKAHNTSTVTTYSFGTGVGGLTKPVTGDRTQQAITLGSSAPTARTGVRYEYRTDVANGTWAAIPTADVTVPGSATPIASWPQIRTDTGKDFADLTWNLAKTLQGQNRTDGPVQIRACLSGGTAEACSTAATVTLDRSAFGGSYATDDLGPGKVALNTGDYSLTESDAGIFGLAVGRSHTTLKPTTTITTGPTGMFGPGWKASFPTGSSDASNYQLESGTTDNSLTLVGASGETLSYTVSADGTFKGVGDADDGSKIVVNSATQVTHHDSAGIRTVFTWSGERWLVTKIEDIPQESTFTYTRDAQGRVTRMTAPAPTAVTCGATLVAGCRALEFTYATATTATGTGSGWGDYNGLIKKIAFTAYDPETAAMKTIPVATYTYDSTGHLRVRTNARTGLSTSYYYNAQGRISQLTPPGLAAWRMDYDASGRIAHVQREGGDVDPTQAVVYNVPIGGAGAPVDLTLTETTKWGQLSGLPRLGAATFPASRVPARGGDGTYQPSAEDFKDSTIAYLDVNGRKVNTATFGAGTWQISAARYDDKGNLVWSLTPGNRAQAVTSNTDTNPYVSSRGDSIERANLLASISTYNLDGDLLLEERPAHQAKLVSGTYSTIRERSTFIYDEGKPQSNINYHLVTTVRHEPVVLDGTAAPGAADVRTAKAGYDPVASGDKSGWDLRAATRSTVVVDGQADIVRKTRYNTKGQVIEEQTPQSNGADAGTTVTTYYTADGSGPIECRKPEWAGLGCQSGPKAQPTSGKPLPISQVAAYNYFGLPVSTTETAGTVTRATTVRYDAAGRAIGLKTTVTPEAEGGVPMPETVTTYDPATGLVTNVTAGTASTVTGYDTFGRAVSYADADGNTSGATYTIDGKVATTSDGKGTTSYTYDGTDYWGRQEHRGLLTKVDTPGVGAFQGVYGENGQLIQQAYPNWLIAEYRYDNAGNNVALTYAKDQTRWLEFTNTPGTGEAVAQTTSPASRQDYTYDTAGRLTKVADTYNQRCTTRAYAFTPNTNRSRLDVYSPGGSGECTTSSTPVTTSYTYDGADRLTSPGYTYDAFGRTTTVPTAHTSGSADLTIGFHANDMVASMQQAGVNRTFTLDPRGRIRSTTQTGGTRPGTMVNHYAGGSDAPIWIAEADGSWSRNIKSITGGLGAIQRSTGQVALQLANLHGDIVATADASTLTTGIDSYFEQTEYGTPRAENADDPARYGWLGSHERSVDSLGGIVLMGARLYNPTIGRFLQVDPVTHGSANAYEYCFADPIGCKDLDGRAGCPWWCQIGFWALEEAAGAACIGTGALFVACRGLVGGGVNMIKELITCEKNCNDPLLDFWYGFVTGSATTIGIATWVIPKLISLAKKYLSPSILKKLQPALKWLQDEANKLNPPKGGKPMSSAAFEKAFKQAVVDYQCMTGPCTGSYTGHVGITINTH, from the coding sequence GTGACCGAGCGCCCGGATCGGGTGGCGGCGGCGCTGACAGCCCGGCTGCAGGGCAGCCGGATTCTCATCAGCGATGAGACGACCGAGACGAGCCTGTCCTACAGCAACCCCGACGGGACGATCACGGTCGAGGCGACCAGCGGTGTCGCCCGCATCCGCCAGGGCGAACGCTGGACGCCGGTCGACACCAGCTTGATCGAGGACAACGGGGTGCTGCGGCCGCGTGCGGCCAAAGCGGTCGTGGAACTGTCGCCCGGTGGGGAGGGCAAGCCGCTGGCCAAGATGTCTCGCGACGACGAGCAGTCGTTCGCGCTGACCTGGCCCACCGCGCTGCCCAAACCCGTGATCAAGGACAACGTCGCCACCTACCCCGACGCCGCTGGCGCGGGCGCCGACCTGGTGGTCACCGCTCTGCCCACGGGCTTTCGGCACGATGTGGTGCTGCGGGAACGCCCTAGCGGGCCGGTGGAGTTCAAGATCCCGGTCGAGACCAAGGGGCTGACCCTTGCCGAAACCGAGCAGGGCGGCTTGAAGCTGACCGATGCCAAGGGCAAGACGGTCGCCTCCGCGCCCGAGCCGTTCATGTACGACTCACCTGCAGGGGAAGCACCGCAGCAGGCGGGGGCGGCGACGGCCGAAGCGAAGATCGACACCAGTGTGGTGCGCGGGGGCGATCAGCAGGTCCTTGTCCTCAAACCGGATCCGGCGTTCCTGGCCGACCCGACCACCAAATACCCGGTGACGGTGGACCCGACCACCACACTCGGCGCGCAGACCGACGTCACGGTCACCGGCATGTACCCCTCCACACCGAACGCCTCAGCCGATCACATCGGCACGACCAGCAGCTGGTATGACGATCTCGGCGTCCAGCGGCGCTACAACTCCTACGGCCTGGTGAAGTTCGATCTGGCCTCGCTGACCAGCCAGCCCGGCCTCAACGTCACCGACGCCAAGCTGGAGCTGTGGGGCTTCGGCAGCTCCTCCTGTGAGATCGGTCAGGGTGTCACCGTCCAGCAGGTCACCAGTTCCTGGACCCAGTCCGTCACCTACAACACCAAGCCGACGACCACCACCACCGGACAGCAGACCGTTCTGGACCCGCACGACTGCGGACCCAGCACCCCATATCGGTCGTGGACCTGGCCGATCACCTCGATGGTGCAGGGCTGGATGACCGGCACCGCCAACCACGGGGTGATGCTGCGCCCCAAGTTCGAGTGGACCTCCGGCACCCTGTACTACGGCGCGTCCTTCCACTCTTCGGAGATGACCGGCGCGAACGCGCACCCGCCCAAACTGATCGTCACCTACGGCTCCACCCCGTCGGTCGGCACGCTGCGCGCCGCGCCGATCGTGGTGACCAAGAGCGTCACCGAGACCAACACCACCACGCCGCGGCTGTTCGCCGACCTGAAGGACCCCGACGGCGGCCAGTTGCGCGGGGAGTTTCAGGTTGAGCGCAACCCGGACGTGCCCCCCTACGACGGCGGCGGTAGCGGATTGCTGTGGTCCGGCGGCGTGGACGGCGTCCAGGCCGGCGGCATCGCCTCGGTGACCGTCCCGGCCGGCAACCTGGCCGACGGCATGGCGGTGCGCTGGCGGGCCCGCGCCTTCGACGGCGGCGAGTACTCGCCATGGACCGCATGGACGGCGCTGCACATCGATACCAGCCCGCCGAACGTCGCCATCACCTGCCCGCAGGCGCCGAACGGCCAGTGGAGCAGCGCCACCACGGTGCAGTGCGATATCACCACCACCAGCACTGACGTGATGGCGATGCTGTGGGGCCTGGACGACCCGGCCACCCCCAGGGTTGAGGACGACGGCAAGGTCGCCAACTACATCACCAAGAAGACCATCACCCTCACCGACCTGCCCAGCGGCTGGCACACCCTGCACGTCAAGAGCCGCGACAAGGCCCACAACACCTCGACGGTAACCACTTACAGCTTCGGCACCGGCGTCGGCGGCCTCACCAAACCGGTGACCGGCGACCGCACCCAGCAGGCCATCACTCTGGGATCCAGCGCGCCCACCGCGCGCACCGGCGTGCGTTACGAATACCGCACCGACGTCGCCAACGGCACCTGGGCCGCCATCCCCACCGCCGATGTGACCGTGCCCGGGTCGGCCACTCCGATCGCCTCCTGGCCGCAGATACGCACCGACACCGGCAAGGACTTCGCCGACCTGACCTGGAACCTGGCCAAGACCCTGCAAGGCCAGAACCGCACGGACGGCCCGGTGCAGATCCGCGCCTGCTTGTCCGGCGGCACGGCCGAGGCCTGCTCCACCGCGGCCACCGTCACCCTGGACCGCTCGGCCTTCGGCGGCTCCTACGCCACCGACGACCTAGGCCCCGGCAAGGTGGCTCTGAACACCGGTGACTACTCGCTGACCGAGTCCGATGCTGGCATCTTCGGCCTGGCGGTGGGGCGCAGCCACACCACCCTCAAGCCCACGACCACTATTACGACCGGCCCGACCGGGATGTTCGGCCCCGGATGGAAGGCATCCTTCCCCACCGGCTCCTCCGACGCCAGCAACTACCAACTAGAGAGCGGCACGACCGACAACTCGCTGACCCTTGTCGGCGCGAGCGGCGAAACACTCAGCTACACCGTCTCCGCTGACGGCACCTTCAAGGGCGTGGGTGACGCCGACGACGGCTCGAAAATCGTGGTGAACTCCGCAACCCAAGTCACCCACCACGACTCCGCCGGGATCAGGACCGTCTTTACCTGGTCGGGTGAACGCTGGCTGGTCACCAAGATCGAAGACATCCCGCAGGAATCCACCTTCACCTACACCCGGGATGCTCAGGGTCGAGTAACTCGGATGACCGCCCCCGCTCCCACGGCCGTGACCTGCGGCGCCACCCTGGTCGCCGGCTGCCGGGCGCTGGAGTTCACCTATGCCACAGCGACCACCGCGACCGGCACTGGATCGGGCTGGGGCGATTACAACGGCCTGATCAAGAAGATCGCCTTCACCGCCTATGACCCTGAGACAGCGGCAATGAAGACCATCCCGGTGGCCACCTACACCTATGACTCCACCGGGCACCTACGCGTGAGGACCAACGCCCGCACCGGGCTGAGCACCTCCTACTACTACAACGCCCAGGGCCGTATCTCCCAGCTCACCCCACCTGGGCTTGCAGCCTGGCGGATGGACTACGACGCTTCCGGGCGGATCGCGCACGTGCAGCGCGAAGGCGGCGACGTCGACCCGACCCAGGCAGTGGTCTACAACGTCCCGATCGGCGGCGCCGGAGCCCCGGTCGACCTGACCCTCACTGAGACCACCAAGTGGGGCCAGCTCTCCGGCCTGCCTCGCCTGGGCGCGGCGACGTTCCCCGCCTCCCGGGTCCCGGCTCGTGGTGGCGACGGCACCTACCAGCCCTCGGCCGAGGACTTCAAGGACAGCACGATCGCCTACCTGGACGTCAACGGGCGCAAGGTCAACACCGCGACCTTCGGCGCCGGCACCTGGCAGATCTCCGCTGCCCGCTACGACGACAAGGGCAACCTCGTCTGGTCCCTCACCCCTGGCAACCGCGCCCAGGCCGTCACGTCAAACACTGACACCAACCCGTACGTGAGCAGTCGAGGCGATTCGATCGAGCGGGCCAACCTTCTTGCCTCGATCAGCACCTACAACCTCGATGGCGATCTTCTTCTCGAGGAAAGGCCAGCTCACCAGGCAAAGCTCGTCTCTGGGACCTACTCAACCATCCGGGAACGCTCCACCTTCATCTATGACGAAGGCAAGCCCCAATCGAACATCAACTACCATCTGGTAACTACTGTCCGACACGAGCCAGTCGTTTTGGACGGCACCGCCGCCCCTGGCGCGGCTGACGTCCGTACCGCCAAGGCTGGCTACGACCCGGTCGCCAGCGGCGATAAGTCCGGCTGGGACCTACGGGCCGCGACTCGCTCCACTGTCGTCGTCGATGGCCAGGCCGACATAGTTCGTAAGACCCGTTACAACACCAAAGGCCAGGTGATCGAAGAGCAGACGCCCCAAAGCAACGGCGCGGACGCCGGCACCACGGTCACCACCTATTACACCGCTGACGGCTCTGGTCCTATCGAGTGCCGTAAACCCGAGTGGGCAGGTCTGGGATGCCAAAGTGGCCCGAAGGCTCAGCCGACCTCCGGTAAGCCGCTGCCGATATCCCAGGTAGCTGCTTACAACTACTTCGGTCTGCCGGTTAGCACCACCGAAACCGCCGGAACGGTCACTCGCGCGACAACCGTCCGCTACGACGCCGCTGGACGCGCCATCGGGCTCAAGACCACAGTGACGCCGGAGGCCGAAGGCGGCGTTCCGATGCCGGAGACCGTCACCACCTATGATCCGGCCACTGGTCTGGTCACCAATGTCACCGCAGGTACGGCATCCACCGTTACCGGCTACGACACGTTCGGTCGCGCGGTGTCCTACGCCGACGCCGACGGCAACACCTCCGGCGCCACCTACACCATCGACGGCAAGGTCGCCACCACCAGCGACGGCAAGGGCACCACGAGCTACACCTATGACGGCACCGACTATTGGGGCCGTCAAGAACATCGAGGCCTGCTCACCAAGGTCGACACTCCCGGCGTGGGCGCCTTTCAGGGAGTTTACGGAGAAAATGGCCAGCTCATCCAGCAGGCCTATCCCAACTGGCTGATCGCTGAATACCGCTATGACAACGCCGGCAACAACGTCGCTCTGACCTATGCCAAGGACCAGACGCGCTGGCTTGAGTTCACCAACACTCCGGGCACCGGCGAAGCTGTCGCCCAAACGACCAGCCCAGCCAGCCGGCAGGATTACACCTACGACACTGCAGGACGCCTGACCAAGGTGGCCGACACCTATAACCAGCGGTGCACCACACGTGCCTACGCCTTTACCCCCAACACCAACCGTAGCCGCCTGGACGTCTACAGCCCTGGCGGAAGTGGTGAGTGCACTACTTCCAGCACCCCGGTCACAACGTCATACACCTACGACGGAGCCGATCGGCTCACTAGCCCCGGCTACACCTACGACGCATTCGGCCGCACCACTACTGTGCCAACGGCGCACACCTCTGGCAGCGCTGACCTGACTATCGGCTTCCACGCCAATGACATGGTCGCCTCCATGCAGCAGGCCGGTGTTAACCGCACCTTCACCCTTGATCCCCGAGGTCGTATCCGCAGCACAACGCAGACCGGCGGTACTCGTCCGGGCACCATGGTGAACCACTACGCCGGTGGTAGCGACGCGCCCATTTGGATCGCCGAGGCCGATGGCTCCTGGAGCCGCAACATCAAAAGTATCACCGGTGGTCTAGGTGCAATTCAGCGCTCCACTGGCCAGGTCGCCTTGCAACTGGCCAACTTGCACGGCGACATTGTCGCCACGGCCGACGCCAGCACACTCACCACTGGAATCGATTCCTACTTCGAGCAAACAGAGTACGGCACCCCCCGCGCTGAAAACGCCGACGATCCTGCTCGGTACGGCTGGCTCGGTAGCCATGAAAGATCAGTAGATTCCCTCGGCGGAATAGTATTGATGGGAGCGCGCCTATACAACCCGACTATAGGGCGCTTCTTGCAGGTCGATCCTGTCACGCATGGGTCAGCCAATGCGTACGAATACTGTTTCGCCGATCCAATCGGCTGTAAGGACCTGGACGGACGGGCAGGCTGTCCGTGGTGGTGTCAGATCGGTTTTTGGGCGCTTGAAGAAGCAGCAGGTGCCGCCTGCATCGGTACCGGCGCCCTCTTCGTAGCCTGCCGGGGACTGGTCGGCGGCGGAGTTAACATGATCAAGGAGCTCATAACCTGCGAAAAAAACTGCAATGATCCGCTACTTGACTTCTGGTACGGATTCGTAACAGGATCAGCCACAACAATAGGCATCGCAACCTGGGTAATACCAAAACTGATATCGCTTGCAAAAAAATATCTTTCGCCTTCAATTCTAAAAAAACTGCAACCCGCCCTCAAGTGGCTGCAAGATGAAGCGAATAAGCTCAACCCCCCCAAGGGGGGCAAGCCAATGTCGTCAGCGGCGTTTGAAAAAGCGTTTAAACAGGCAGTGGTCGACTATCAGTGCATGACCGGGCCATGCACTGGAAGTTATACGGGACACGTCGGAATAACCATCAATACACATTGA
- the mnhG gene encoding monovalent cation/H(+) antiporter subunit G codes for MTALDAAAAACLLLGAALAFAAGVGMYRFPDTLSRMHPATKPQVLGLHLILLAMWLREPTWTTAGTLLLVGLFQVITATVAAYMVGRAAYRARTPDDDGTAIPPRDPRA; via the coding sequence TTGACCGCGCTGGACGCGGCCGCCGCCGCGTGCCTGCTGCTGGGCGCCGCGCTCGCGTTCGCGGCGGGGGTGGGGATGTACCGGTTCCCCGACACTCTGTCGCGCATGCACCCGGCGACCAAGCCCCAGGTCCTGGGCCTGCACCTGATCCTGCTGGCCATGTGGCTGCGCGAGCCCACCTGGACGACGGCCGGGACGTTGCTGCTGGTCGGCCTCTTCCAGGTGATCACGGCGACGGTGGCCGCCTACATGGTGGGACGGGCGGCCTACCGGGCGCGGACGCCGGACGACGACGGCACGGCCATCCCACCCCGCGACCCTCGCGCGTGA
- a CDS encoding monovalent cation/H+ antiporter complex subunit F, with protein sequence MTTVYLAALALLGCAAALTLYRLVRGPSMLDRAVALDVLTAVIMCGIGTGAAVLDEYSALPVLLVLAMLGFVGSVSLARFFSGRAR encoded by the coding sequence GTGACGACGGTGTATCTGGCGGCGCTGGCGCTGCTCGGCTGCGCGGCGGCGCTGACGCTTTACCGGCTGGTGCGCGGCCCCTCCATGCTGGACCGGGCGGTCGCCCTGGACGTGCTCACCGCCGTGATCATGTGCGGGATCGGTACGGGGGCCGCGGTGCTCGACGAGTACTCCGCGCTGCCGGTGCTGCTGGTGCTGGCCATGCTCGGGTTCGTCGGATCGGTCTCGCTGGCCAGGTTCTTCTCGGGCAGGGCGCGTTGA